A stretch of DNA from Anopheles ziemanni chromosome 3, idAnoZiCoDA_A2_x.2, whole genome shotgun sequence:
TACTGTTGGGTGGTGGAACAATTCATGACCGCTCCCACACAGCCACCCTTTTCTTCCTCCGAACGATCATCTGGTGACCGTTCATACATGAAATATTGGACCaatgaaaaaacacacatcgtATTGGCGGTAATCAAGGCGCAACTCCAGAACACAACAGACAGCCGTTTCAGATACCGTACATTGCTGATCAGTATTTTCTGCTCGTCCACCCAAGCGTCCTTTACAATCCGTTTAATTCCTTCATTGGCCAAACGAATAATGTTGTTGAATCCTGTAAAACCATGGTAAAATGCACAATACATGTATATTTGAATGCAATTGGTTGCGATGCTTACCCATCATACTTACTTGTTCGATGTACATAAAAGAAGATGATACGGAAAATGGTGGTCGTGAACAGCAACGTCGTGGCCGCATTTGCCGTCATATCCGAAACGGAACCCCAAACCTGTCCCAAATCGATGTACTGTGTAAAGTTGAACAAAACCATCGATAGCGTGAACACTGCGCCACGGAAGCAGTGCATCTTTTTAAAGGACTGTGTATCATGCAGTAACAAACCGTAGTATTTTAGCCCTAAAAGGTTCGACCTTAGGAGCGGGTTTTCGAAAACTTCATCCGCCAAAATCCACTCTTCCTTGAGCTCCATTTCGAGTGCACTGGTGGACGACACTAAGAGTGGTGAGCATTTATAACCAAAATCCTCCCGTTTGTTTGCAGTGTATTAATTACCTCGATAATTGTAACATAATTACGTCGCAAGCTTAAGCAATTATAGTTTCTTCCACCCCTTCTTGGGTTTAATAATGTATGGAAGAAACTGTCAGCTGTGCTCTCCTGAATGCACAGACAAGATTGAAGACAGGTTTTCGGATGTGTTTCCCATTCTCCATGACTGCTTTGATGGTTCAACAACTTGACTGAAACTTTAATATTGTGCTCTTGAGCTAAACACTGTGCCACACAATTACCGTGCAGTAGATGCCTTCGTTCTATGCCCTTTCAAAGGTTTAAGTTAAAGCGAACtaagcaaacaaacatgaGAATGATGATTACGATGATTTATACATTGGACGAAGCGATTGCCATGCAAATGCTCGAACTATCGGCATGATAGCTTCATATTGCTGGCTCCTCTCGGGTTCAgtctttcgatttctttttcgattCACCATCAGCCGATttgctttttgcttttttctctttgtccTCCGCACACCCATCCTCGTCCATGCACTGAACATCGATCAACACCTTTCCGGTACATTGCTTTTGCTGGATGAATTCGATAGCCTCCTGTATTTTGGCCATAGGAAACATTTTACTTATATGCCCAGTTATCATGCCCTCTGAGCGCATTTCGATCGTGTCCGTTATCATTTGCCGGTACGTGTCAACGTCCGGGTTTTCGTAGAGATCGAAATGTCGTACATTTTTCAGCATGTTCTCCCTAACGTCTACCGCTtccggtttgttttccttctctttccgCTTTGGTCGATCAAACTCTGGTACTTCGGTGAGGAATTTTTCAGCATTATAAAAAGGATCGACGGAGATTAGCTGACCAGTCTCGGGGTTGACACTGGAATGATGCGTATCATAAAACATTCATTAATGACAACATTTCCAGAGCATATCGCATAAATCAACTCTTACAACTTACAAATCAACTAGCAAATGGAGCAATCCCTTGCCAACCGCATCGTACACCACCTTGGCTTTCTTGTCGCCCATTGCAGCTTGAACGTCTTTATAAAGCTTTTTGAAATTATTCTTTCGTATGCTGATCGATATATGCGCACCTTTTGCGCGAACCAAATCGGAGCTGCTCTCCGTGTCGCAAATGGCAATCACTTTTGCCTTGTAGACACTAACGGCTAAATCGATCGCTGCCAGTCCCATGCCGGCAGGGCCCGCAGTGATGATAATCAGATCGTTCTCCTTCAGATGGCAATGCAACGCGAACGTTAACAGTGCCGTGCCGTGACCGTACGGAAGAACCGCCATTTCTTTCAGCGGAACCGACTGTGGTACCGTCCAGACGTCACGGTTTTTTACTATCGCTTCCGATATTAATCCTCCGTTGGGATCTTGCAGGTCGTTCATCACAACAACCCGGTCGCCGCAGTTAAAAAAGTGTGGATTTTCCTTGCCGATTTCTACGATTTCCCCGGAAAACTCATGCCCCGGTATGAACGGCAGCGGAATGTTAAGTTCCTTGTGTTTCCCAGAGAGAATTTTCACATCCGTTGAATTTAAACTACAATAGTGCACCTTCACCCGAACCTACGAGAAAGCAAGATATCAATATTACAAACCAGTATAgtcattttatttcacaacTATTACCTCATCGCTCTTTagcttttcaactttcttcACCGCTTCGAGCGCTATAGGTTTACCGGGGTCCCGGAACACTGCGGCACGATGTGCAGACCGGATTATCCATACCGCTGTACCTTTTCGGCCACACCAATGTTCCGCTAGTTTACCCACGGTGCTTATCGTTTTATGTGACAACATCTTCAATCGTTCGGTGTACGGAAAATTTACGAAAGCAACAAATACCAACTTTGTTGGTGACAAATTTTCATTGC
This window harbors:
- the LOC131287993 gene encoding quinone oxidoreductase-like protein 2: MLSHKTISTVGKLAEHWCGRKGTAVWIIRSAHRAAVFRDPGKPIALEAVKKVEKLKSDEVRVKVHYCSLNSTDVKILSGKHKELNIPLPFIPGHEFSGEIVEIGKENPHFFNCGDRVVVMNDLQDPNGGLISEAIVKNRDVWTVPQSVPLKEMAVLPYGHGTALLTFALHCHLKENDLIIITAGPAGMGLAAIDLAVSVYKAKVIAICDTESSSDLVRAKGAHISISIRKNNFKKLYKDVQAAMGDKKAKVVYDAVGKGLLHLLVDFVNPETGQLISVDPFYNAEKFLTEVPEFDRPKRKEKENKPEAVDVRENMLKNVRHFDLYENPDVDTYRQMITDTIEMRSEGMITGHISKMFPMAKIQEAIEFIQQKQCTGKVLIDVQCMDEDGCAEDKEKKAKSKSADGESKKKSKD